One window of the Dehalococcoidia bacterium genome contains the following:
- the rplO gene encoding 50S ribosomal protein L15, with protein sequence MLAHELRPPRGAKHRRKRVGRGDSSGHGSYSGRGIKGQKARAGKPVPPWFEGGQTRLVKGLPKMRGFVNPFRVEYEVVNVGQLNRFPAGSEVTPELLRQQRLVRDEKRPLKVLGSGELKVALTVRAHRFSQSAREKIEAAGGRALPLEASEGDGGH encoded by the coding sequence ATGCTGGCCCACGAACTGAGGCCGCCACGGGGGGCCAAGCACCGGCGCAAGCGCGTCGGCCGGGGCGACAGCAGCGGCCACGGCAGCTATTCGGGCCGCGGCATCAAGGGCCAGAAGGCCCGCGCTGGCAAGCCCGTGCCCCCCTGGTTCGAGGGCGGCCAGACGCGGCTGGTGAAGGGGCTGCCCAAGATGCGCGGCTTCGTCAACCCCTTCAGGGTCGAATACGAGGTGGTCAACGTCGGCCAGCTGAACCGCTTCCCCGCCGGTAGCGAGGTGACGCCGGAGCTGCTGCGCCAGCAGCGTCTGGTGCGGGACGAGAAGCGCCCCCTAAAGGTGCTGGGCAGCGGCGAGCTGAAGGTGGCCCTGACGGTGCGCGCCCACCGCTTCAGTCAGTCGGCGCGCGAGAAGATCGAAGCTGCGGGGGGTCGCGCCCTGCCCCTGGAGGCGTCCGAGGGTGACGGCGGCCACTAG
- the rpmC gene encoding 50S ribosomal protein L29 produces MGRYVKTMDEIRRLSDKELAEEIEETYRRLFQLRLQQQTRQLQDTSQLQKLRRHLARLKTEQRARELARINR; encoded by the coding sequence ATGGGCCGCTACGTCAAGACCATGGACGAGATCCGCCGCCTGTCGGACAAGGAGCTGGCGGAGGAGATCGAGGAGACCTATCGCCGCCTCTTTCAGTTGCGGCTGCAGCAACAGACGCGCCAGCTCCAGGACACCAGCCAGCTCCAGAAGCTGCGGCGGCACCTGGCCCGACTGAAGACGGAGCAGCGGGCACGGGAGCTGGCCCGCATCAACCGGTAG
- the rplP gene encoding 50S ribosomal protein L16, whose amino-acid sequence MLQPRKVKYRKQQRGRLKGRANSGNYVAFGEWGLQALGACWLSARQIEAARRVIARMVRRGGKMWIRVFPDKPITKKPLETRMGSGKGPVEYWAAVVKPGRILFEVAGVREDLAKEALEQAAHKLPIPCRIVHREAA is encoded by the coding sequence GTGCTCCAGCCCAGGAAGGTTAAGTACCGCAAGCAGCAGCGGGGCCGCCTCAAGGGGCGGGCCAACTCGGGCAACTATGTGGCCTTCGGCGAGTGGGGCCTGCAGGCCCTGGGGGCCTGCTGGCTCTCCGCCCGCCAGATCGAGGCCGCCCGCCGCGTCATCGCCCGCATGGTGCGCCGTGGCGGGAAGATGTGGATCCGCGTCTTCCCCGACAAGCCCATCACCAAGAAGCCCCTGGAGACGCGCATGGGCAGCGGCAAGGGGCCGGTGGAGTACTGGGCAGCGGTGGTCAAGCCCGGGCGCATCCTCTTCGAGGTGGCGGGCGTGCGCGAGGACCTGGCCAAGGAGGCCCTGGAACAGGCCGCCCACAAGCTGCCCATCCCCTGCCGCATCGTCCACAGGGAGGCTGCCTAG
- the rpsQ gene encoding 30S ribosomal protein S17, with amino-acid sequence MAGEELKFGRRRVLEGVVVSDRMQKTVTVAVERLTRHPLYKKTIRRTKKYHAHDENNECRVGDRVLIVESRPLSRTKRWRVVRILQRAEQVEVKAEEVDLETLGERRRQEETPEAAGEAQQP; translated from the coding sequence ATGGCCGGCGAAGAGCTGAAGTTCGGGCGGCGCAGGGTGCTGGAGGGGGTCGTGGTCAGCGACCGCATGCAGAAGACTGTGACGGTGGCCGTGGAGCGGCTCACCCGTCACCCCCTCTACAAGAAGACCATCCGCCGCACCAAGAAGTACCACGCCCACGACGAGAACAACGAATGCCGCGTGGGCGACCGGGTGCTCATCGTCGAGAGCCGGCCCCTCTCCCGCACCAAGCGCTGGCGGGTGGTCCGCATCCTGCAGCGGGCCGAACAGGTGGAGGTCAAGGCCGAAGAGGTGGACCTGGAGACCCTGGGCGAGCGCCGCCGACAGGAGGAGACGCCTGAGGCCGCTGGGGAGGCGCAACAGCCATGA
- the rplN gene encoding 50S ribosomal protein L14 produces MIQNYTRLKVADNSGAREIMCFRVLGGSNRKYAGLGDVIVASVKDAIPHAPVKKGDVVRAVVVRVAKTTRRRDGTYIRFDDNAAVILAPDGQNPRGTRVFGPVARELREKGFMKIISLAPEVV; encoded by the coding sequence ATGATCCAGAACTACACTCGCCTCAAGGTGGCCGACAACTCGGGGGCGCGGGAGATCATGTGCTTCCGCGTGCTCGGGGGTTCCAACCGGAAGTACGCCGGCCTGGGAGACGTCATCGTCGCTTCGGTGAAGGATGCCATACCCCACGCGCCCGTCAAGAAAGGGGACGTGGTGCGGGCGGTGGTGGTGCGGGTGGCCAAGACCACCCGCCGCCGCGACGGCACGTACATCCGCTTCGACGACAACGCCGCCGTCATCCTGGCCCCCGACGGCCAGAACCCCCGCGGCACCCGCGTCTTCGGCCCGGTAGCCCGCGAGCTGCGGGAGAAGGGCTTCATGAAGATCATCTCCCTGGCGCCGGAGGTGGTCTGA
- a CDS encoding adenylate kinase, with amino-acid sequence MFLVLLGLPGAGKGTQAAFLAQHLGLAHITTGELFRENIRRGTELGERARPYVESGRLVPDEITIAMLLKRLEEPDCQRGCLLDGFPRTLAQARALDEALAQRGQGIDMAIYLRVSEEELVRRLSGRWNCPTCGAVYHETNAPPRVPGICDRDGSRLYQREDDRPEVVRTRLQVNMAQLRELLEHYRGQGKLQEVDGEQPVEAVRERLLALVTAARER; translated from the coding sequence ATGTTCCTGGTGCTGTTGGGTCTGCCTGGGGCCGGCAAGGGCACCCAGGCTGCCTTTCTGGCCCAACACCTGGGGCTGGCCCACATCACCACCGGCGAGCTGTTCCGCGAGAACATCCGCCGCGGCACGGAGCTGGGGGAGAGGGCGCGGCCTTACGTGGAGTCGGGGCGACTGGTGCCCGACGAGATCACCATCGCTATGTTGTTGAAGCGGTTGGAGGAGCCCGACTGCCAGCGAGGATGCCTTCTGGACGGCTTTCCCCGCACCCTGGCCCAGGCGCGGGCGCTGGACGAGGCCCTCGCCCAGCGGGGGCAGGGCATCGATATGGCCATCTACCTGCGGGTCTCGGAGGAGGAGCTGGTGCGCCGCCTGTCGGGGCGATGGAACTGCCCCACTTGCGGCGCCGTTTACCACGAGACCAACGCTCCGCCCAGAGTGCCGGGCATCTGCGACCGCGATGGCTCGCGGCTCTACCAGCGCGAGGACGATCGCCCTGAGGTGGTGCGCACCCGACTGCAGGTGAACATGGCGCAGCTCAGGGAGCTGCTCGAGCACTACCGGGGCCAGGGCAAGCTGCAGGAGGTGGACGGGGAGCAGCCTGTGGAGGCCGTGAGGGAGCGTCTCCTCGCCCTGGTGACGGCTGCCCGGGAGAGGTGA
- the rplR gene encoding 50S ribosomal protein L18: MVKVKTPRQARIRRHLRVRKKVFGTPERPRLAVFRSLKHIYAQVIDDTRGHTLAAASDLEPELRALRQGKSKAEMAALVGELVARRALDRGITKVVFDRGGFKYHGRVKALAEAARQAGLQF; this comes from the coding sequence ATGGTCAAGGTCAAAACGCCCCGCCAGGCACGCATCCGCCGCCACCTGCGGGTGCGCAAGAAGGTCTTCGGCACGCCGGAGCGGCCGCGACTGGCGGTGTTCCGCAGCCTGAAGCACATCTACGCCCAGGTCATCGACGACACGCGAGGCCACACCCTGGCCGCAGCCTCGGACCTGGAGCCGGAGCTGCGGGCGCTGCGCCAGGGCAAGTCCAAGGCGGAGATGGCTGCCCTAGTGGGGGAACTGGTGGCCCGCCGTGCCCTGGACAGGGGCATCACCAAGGTGGTGTTCGACCGCGGCGGCTTCAAATATCATGGACGGGTGAAGGCCCTGGCCGAGGCAGCGCGGCAGGCCGGCCTCCAGTTCTAG
- the rpsH gene encoding 30S ribosomal protein S8: protein MMTDPIADMLTRIRNAIMARHDYTDVPASRLKLDIARVLKREGFIKGYEVRGEGPKKTLRIYLAYTEKGEPLISGLQRVSKPGLRIYVRRKEIPRVYGGLGIAILSTPQGVMTGQEAWRRNLGGEVLCYVW from the coding sequence ATGATGACGGACCCCATCGCCGACATGCTGACGCGCATCCGCAACGCCATCATGGCGCGGCACGACTACACCGATGTGCCCGCCTCGCGGCTGAAGCTGGACATCGCGCGGGTGCTGAAGCGCGAGGGTTTCATCAAGGGCTACGAGGTCCGGGGCGAGGGGCCAAAGAAGACGCTGCGTATCTACCTGGCCTACACGGAGAAGGGGGAGCCCCTCATCTCGGGACTGCAGCGAGTCAGCAAGCCCGGCCTGCGCATCTACGTGCGGCGCAAGGAGATACCCCGCGTCTACGGCGGCCTGGGCATCGCCATCCTCTCCACCCCCCAGGGGGTCATGACCGGCCAGGAGGCCTGGCGCCGCAACCTGGGGGGCGAAGTGCTGTGCTACGTCTGGTGA
- the rpsC gene encoding 30S ribosomal protein S3: protein MGHKVHPTGLRIGIIYDWQSKWFSDKDPLYRELLHEDLTIRRSILDMLRDAAISRVEIERNANQVTVTIHTARPGIVIGRGGQRVEEIRNRLEELTGKRVRVNITEVPAPELDARLVAQTVARQIEQRISHRRAIKQAAARAMQRGALGVKIRVAGRLGGADMSRKAVELVGRVPLHTLRADIDYGFAEARTQLGVIGVKVWIYKGDVLPERERAEAAEAAAEVSEGAPAQEG, encoded by the coding sequence ATGGGGCATAAGGTGCACCCCACCGGCCTGCGCATCGGCATCATATACGACTGGCAGAGCAAGTGGTTCTCGGACAAGGACCCCCTTTACCGGGAGCTGCTGCACGAGGACCTGACCATTCGCCGCAGCATCCTGGACATGCTGCGGGACGCCGCCATCTCGCGGGTGGAGATAGAGCGCAACGCCAACCAGGTGACGGTGACCATCCACACCGCCCGGCCGGGCATCGTCATCGGCCGGGGCGGCCAGCGGGTGGAGGAGATCCGCAACCGCCTGGAGGAGCTGACGGGCAAGCGGGTAAGGGTGAACATCACCGAGGTGCCGGCGCCGGAGCTGGACGCCCGCCTGGTGGCCCAGACGGTGGCGCGGCAGATCGAGCAGCGCATCTCCCACCGGCGGGCCATCAAGCAGGCGGCAGCCAGGGCCATGCAGCGGGGCGCCCTGGGCGTCAAGATCAGGGTGGCCGGCCGCCTGGGCGGCGCCGACATGAGCCGCAAGGCGGTGGAGCTGGTGGGGCGGGTGCCCCTCCACACCCTGCGGGCCGACATCGACTATGGCTTCGCCGAGGCCCGCACCCAGCTGGGCGTCATCGGCGTCAAGGTCTGGATATACAAGGGCGACGTCCTCCCCGAGCGGGAGCGGGCCGAGGCCGCCGAGGCGGCAGCGGAGGTGAGCGAAGGTGCTCCAGCCCAGGAAGGTTAA
- the rpmD gene encoding 50S ribosomal protein L30 produces the protein MPRLRITWRKSAIGYRRDQKETIRALGLKRLGHTVVHEDTPSIRGMIFKVRHLLTVEEVRD, from the coding sequence GTGCCCCGTCTGCGCATCACCTGGCGCAAGAGCGCCATCGGCTACCGCCGCGACCAGAAGGAGACCATTCGCGCCCTGGGCCTGAAGCGCCTGGGGCACACGGTGGTGCACGAGGACACCCCCTCCATCCGGGGAATGATTTTCAAGGTCCGCCACCTGCTGACCGTGGAGGAGGTAAGGGACTGA
- the rpsS gene encoding 30S ribosomal protein S19, with amino-acid sequence MSRSRKKGPYVDPKLMKKVLRARQTGQRQVIRTWSRRSTIVPEMVGLTIAVHDGRRHVPIFITENMVGHKLGEFAPTRTFRGHSGKTAQVARMKKR; translated from the coding sequence GTGTCCCGCTCGCGCAAGAAGGGCCCATACGTAGACCCCAAGCTCATGAAGAAGGTGCTGCGGGCGCGGCAGACGGGCCAGCGCCAGGTCATACGCACCTGGTCGCGGCGCTCCACCATCGTGCCCGAGATGGTCGGCCTGACCATCGCCGTGCACGACGGGCGGCGGCACGTGCCCATCTTCATCACCGAGAACATGGTGGGCCACAAGCTGGGGGAGTTCGCTCCCACCCGCACCTTCCGGGGCCACAGCGGCAAGACGGCCCAGGTGGCCCGCATGAAGAAGAGGTAG
- the rpsE gene encoding 30S ribosomal protein S5: protein MGIPLKYIADRDRVVKDSSGLPLQERTVYINRVAKMMAGGRRFHFTALVVVGDGQGHVGAALGKATEVPEAIRKASNKARQFLIRVPLVNGTIPHPLVVKYGASRVIIKPAPPGTGLIAGGAMRPVLELAGVKDAVCKALGSTNPVNLVKATIYALSQIKEPEVVRALRARVAAEEV, encoded by the coding sequence ATGGGTATCCCGCTGAAGTACATCGCCGACCGCGACAGGGTGGTAAAGGACTCCTCGGGCCTGCCCCTGCAGGAGAGGACGGTCTACATCAACCGGGTGGCCAAGATGATGGCCGGAGGGCGTCGCTTCCACTTCACCGCCCTGGTGGTGGTGGGCGACGGCCAGGGGCACGTGGGGGCGGCCCTAGGGAAGGCCACCGAGGTGCCCGAGGCCATTCGCAAGGCCTCCAACAAGGCGCGCCAGTTCCTCATACGGGTGCCACTGGTCAACGGCACCATCCCCCACCCGTTGGTGGTCAAGTATGGCGCCTCGCGGGTGATCATCAAGCCCGCGCCGCCGGGCACCGGCCTCATCGCCGGCGGTGCCATGCGGCCCGTGCTGGAGCTGGCCGGCGTCAAGGACGCCGTCTGCAAGGCGCTGGGCAGCACCAACCCCGTCAACCTGGTGAAGGCCACCATTTACGCCCTGTCCCAGATCAAAGAGCCCGAGGTGGTGCGGGCCCTGCGCGCCCGCGTGGCGGCGGAGGAGGTGTAG
- the secY gene encoding preprotein translocase subunit SecY, with the protein MTAATRGQRQAQPQLLQAALNALLQPDLRQRLLFVFAMLVVFRFISNLPVPGVDPRVLQDLFRQNTILGFLNFFSGGALKNMSVAAMGVYPYVTAAIVMQLLVPLVPTLRALSQEGEYGRRQIEIYTHWLTVPMALLQGYGQLILIQSLLPGSIQVGFTGETGLRTITILITMAAGTMFLVWLGELITEKGIGNGISILIFAGIVSGLPEYVGARLFTGVGGTVTSTLMLGLFTLGLVYLIVFFQEAQRRIPVQYSRSVFRGGRMYRQSGQTHIPLRVNSVGMVPLIFAYSIILLPAYVGQVLAQNSNEFISNLGEWAQRAFTPGNPFYWLLLFLSVVIFTFFYTLVIFQQQNLAENLQRQGGFIPGIRPGKPTEEYINRVLMRITWAGALFLGFVAVSPFLIGALMEQDVSLRGRSAALGISASGLIIVVGVVLDTMRQIEAQLLMRQYEGFIR; encoded by the coding sequence GTGACGGCGGCCACTAGGGGCCAGCGTCAGGCCCAGCCCCAGCTCCTGCAGGCGGCCCTCAACGCCCTGCTGCAGCCCGACCTGCGCCAGCGCCTCCTGTTCGTATTCGCGATGCTGGTGGTCTTTCGGTTCATCTCCAACCTGCCGGTGCCAGGGGTCGACCCGAGGGTGCTGCAGGACCTGTTCCGACAGAACACCATCCTCGGCTTTCTGAACTTCTTCTCGGGCGGCGCCCTGAAGAACATGAGCGTGGCCGCCATGGGCGTTTACCCCTACGTGACGGCGGCCATCGTCATGCAGTTGCTGGTGCCGCTGGTGCCGACCCTGCGGGCCCTCTCCCAGGAGGGCGAATACGGGCGCAGGCAGATCGAGATCTACACCCACTGGCTGACGGTGCCCATGGCGCTGTTGCAGGGCTACGGGCAGCTCATCCTCATCCAGAGCCTGCTGCCAGGCAGCATCCAGGTGGGCTTCACGGGCGAGACGGGGCTGCGGACGATCACCATCCTCATCACCATGGCCGCCGGCACCATGTTCCTGGTGTGGCTGGGGGAGCTCATCACCGAGAAGGGCATCGGCAACGGCATCTCCATCCTCATTTTCGCCGGGATAGTGTCGGGCCTGCCGGAGTACGTGGGGGCGCGGCTGTTCACGGGGGTGGGCGGGACCGTCACCAGCACCCTGATGCTGGGTCTGTTCACGCTGGGGCTGGTCTACCTCATCGTCTTCTTCCAGGAGGCGCAGCGGCGGATACCGGTCCAATATTCCCGCAGCGTGTTCCGGGGCGGGCGCATGTACCGGCAGTCGGGGCAGACCCACATCCCCCTGAGGGTGAACTCGGTGGGCATGGTGCCCCTCATCTTCGCCTACTCCATCATCCTTTTGCCGGCCTACGTGGGACAGGTGCTGGCCCAGAACAGCAACGAGTTCATCAGCAACCTCGGGGAGTGGGCGCAACGGGCCTTCACCCCGGGCAACCCCTTCTACTGGCTGTTGCTGTTCCTGAGCGTCGTCATCTTCACCTTCTTCTACACGCTGGTCATCTTCCAGCAGCAGAACCTGGCCGAGAACCTGCAGCGGCAGGGCGGCTTCATCCCCGGCATCCGTCCCGGCAAGCCCACGGAGGAGTACATCAACCGGGTCCTGATGCGCATCACCTGGGCGGGAGCGCTCTTTCTGGGCTTCGTGGCCGTGTCGCCCTTCCTCATCGGCGCCTTGATGGAGCAGGACGTGAGCCTGCGAGGGCGCTCGGCCGCCCTGGGCATCAGCGCCAGCGGCCTCATCATCGTGGTGGGAGTGGTGCTGGACACCATGCGCCAGATCGAGGCCCAGCTGCTGATGCGCCAGTACGAAGGCTTCATTCGCTAG
- the rplF gene encoding 50S ribosomal protein L6, with translation MSRVGRKPVPIPQGVQVSLDGGRITVRGPRGELSWEYPRDMQVAVEDGHIVVRRPSDLPRHRALHGLTRALIANMVTGVSEGFEKRLELVGVGYRAQMQGNKLVLTVGYSHPVEVEPPPGVEIQVEGTTQVVVRGSDKQLVGQVAANIRAIRPPEPYKGKGIRYVGEAIRRKAGKGAKGGKR, from the coding sequence ATGTCGCGCGTCGGACGCAAGCCCGTGCCGATACCCCAGGGGGTCCAGGTCTCCCTGGACGGGGGGCGCATCACCGTCCGCGGCCCCCGCGGCGAGCTGTCATGGGAGTACCCGCGGGACATGCAGGTGGCGGTGGAGGACGGGCACATCGTCGTCAGGAGGCCCTCGGACCTGCCGCGCCACCGCGCCCTCCATGGCCTCACCCGCGCCCTCATCGCCAACATGGTGACGGGGGTAAGCGAGGGGTTCGAGAAGCGCCTGGAGCTGGTGGGCGTGGGATACCGCGCCCAGATGCAGGGCAACAAGCTGGTGCTGACGGTGGGCTACTCCCACCCCGTGGAGGTGGAGCCGCCTCCCGGCGTGGAGATCCAGGTGGAGGGCACCACCCAGGTGGTGGTGCGCGGCAGCGACAAGCAGTTGGTGGGGCAGGTGGCAGCCAACATCCGTGCCATCCGTCCGCCCGAGCCCTACAAGGGCAAGGGCATCCGCTACGTGGGTGAGGCCATCCGCCGGAAGGCGGGCAAGGGCGCCAAGGGAGGCAAGCGCTAG
- the rplB gene encoding 50S ribosomal protein L2, whose protein sequence is MGIKVYKPTSPGRRNATGYSFEEITKKEPEKSLLAPKKRTGGRNNQGKITVRHRGGGAKRRLRIIDFKRDKWGVPGKVVAIEYDPNRTARIALIQYADGEKRYILCPLGLQVGDTVMAGPGAEIRPGNALPLREIPVGTLVHNVELHKGKGGQMVRSAGAAAQILAREERYVLLRLPSGEVRRVLGDCMATVGQVGNVEHDQIVLGKAGRRRHLGWRPAVRGSAMTPRDHPHGGGEGRAPIGLPHPKTPWGKPALGVRTRRRKDTDKYIVRRRYQS, encoded by the coding sequence ATGGGGATCAAGGTCTACAAGCCCACCTCCCCCGGCCGGCGCAACGCCACCGGCTACTCCTTCGAGGAGATCACCAAGAAGGAGCCGGAGAAGTCGCTCCTGGCCCCCAAGAAGCGGACCGGGGGGCGCAACAACCAGGGCAAGATAACGGTGCGCCACCGCGGCGGCGGGGCCAAGCGCCGCCTGCGCATCATCGACTTCAAGCGCGACAAGTGGGGCGTGCCGGGCAAGGTGGTGGCCATCGAGTACGACCCCAACCGCACCGCCCGCATCGCCCTGATCCAGTACGCCGACGGTGAAAAGCGCTACATCCTCTGCCCCCTGGGCCTGCAGGTGGGCGATACCGTGATGGCCGGGCCGGGGGCCGAGATCCGTCCCGGCAACGCCCTCCCCTTGCGGGAGATACCCGTGGGCACCCTCGTGCACAACGTGGAGCTGCACAAGGGCAAGGGCGGGCAGATGGTGCGATCGGCCGGGGCGGCGGCCCAGATCCTGGCCCGCGAGGAGCGCTACGTCCTGCTGCGCCTCCCCTCGGGCGAGGTGCGCCGAGTGCTGGGCGACTGCATGGCCACCGTGGGCCAGGTGGGCAACGTGGAGCACGACCAGATCGTGCTGGGCAAGGCGGGCCGCAGGCGGCACCTGGGCTGGCGGCCTGCGGTGCGCGGTTCGGCCATGACGCCCAGGGACCACCCCCACGGCGGCGGCGAGGGACGGGCACCCATCGGCCTGCCCCACCCCAAGACCCCGTGGGGCAAGCCGGCCCTGGGGGTGAGGACGCGGCGGCGCAAGGACACCGACAAGTACATCGTGCGTCGTCGCTACCAGAGCTAG
- the rplX gene encoding 50S ribosomal protein L24, producing MAQKIKRQDTVLVVRGRDRGKVGTVRQVIPREQRIVVEGVNVVKRHLRAMPNRPGGIVQRESPIHWSKVKLVCPACGKATRVGFRRLDDGRKVRYCKKCDANID from the coding sequence GTGGCCCAGAAGATCAAGCGCCAGGACACAGTGCTGGTGGTGCGGGGCCGCGACCGCGGCAAGGTGGGCACCGTTCGCCAGGTCATCCCCCGCGAGCAACGCATCGTCGTTGAGGGAGTGAACGTCGTCAAGCGCCACCTGCGGGCCATGCCCAACCGGCCGGGCGGCATCGTCCAGAGGGAGTCGCCCATCCACTGGTCCAAGGTCAAGCTGGTCTGTCCGGCCTGCGGCAAGGCCACCAGGGTGGGCTTTCGCCGCCTGGATGACGGGCGCAAGGTGCGATACTGTAAAAAGTGCGACGCCAACATCGACTGA
- the map gene encoding type I methionyl aminopeptidase produces MPIVIKSDEEIAIMREAGRHVAQVLQMLVEHVRPGVVERELDELVRREFARRGVIPTFLGYQGYPATVCISVNDEIVHGIPGDRAFQEGDIVSIDLGCTYRGFVADCAVTVGVGRISPEAERLIRVTEEALWRGIRAARAGSRLGAIGHAIQTYVEAEGFSVVREYVGHGVGRQMHEDPQVPNYGPPDWGPVLRKGMVLAIEPMVNMGTWRTKRDPDGWTVRTADGSLSAHFEHTIAITDGDPVVLTLP; encoded by the coding sequence GTGCCCATCGTCATCAAGTCCGACGAGGAGATCGCCATTATGCGGGAGGCGGGCCGCCACGTGGCCCAAGTCCTGCAGATGCTGGTGGAGCACGTGCGCCCGGGAGTGGTGGAGAGGGAGCTGGACGAGCTGGTGCGCCGGGAGTTCGCCCGTCGGGGCGTCATTCCCACCTTCCTGGGCTACCAGGGGTATCCGGCTACCGTGTGCATCTCGGTGAACGACGAGATCGTGCACGGCATCCCCGGCGACCGGGCCTTCCAGGAAGGGGACATCGTCAGCATCGACCTGGGCTGCACCTACCGGGGGTTCGTGGCCGACTGCGCCGTGACAGTGGGAGTGGGCCGCATCAGCCCGGAGGCGGAGCGCCTCATTCGCGTCACCGAGGAGGCCCTGTGGCGGGGGATAAGGGCAGCCCGGGCAGGGTCGCGTCTCGGGGCCATCGGCCACGCCATCCAGACCTACGTGGAGGCGGAGGGATTCTCGGTGGTGCGGGAGTACGTGGGGCACGGAGTGGGGCGGCAGATGCACGAGGACCCGCAGGTCCCCAACTACGGTCCCCCCGACTGGGGGCCGGTGCTGAGGAAGGGGATGGTGCTGGCCATCGAGCCCATGGTCAACATGGGCACCTGGCGCACCAAGCGGGACCCCGACGGCTGGACCGTGCGCACCGCCGACGGCTCCCTCTCGGCCCATTTCGAGCACACCATCGCCATAACCGATGGGGACCCGGTAGTGCTAACGCTGCCCTGA
- the rplV gene encoding 50S ribosomal protein L22 has translation MEVRSFVRNAPVSAKKVNLILDQIRGKRVDEALTILRFMTSPKARIVAKAVRSAAANAENNYNLDPRRLRIVACWAGEGIRLKRLNPRARGRADIIQKRRANITIVVDEV, from the coding sequence ATGGAGGTCCGGAGCTTCGTGCGCAACGCCCCCGTATCGGCCAAGAAGGTTAACCTCATCCTGGACCAGATACGGGGCAAGAGGGTGGACGAGGCCCTGACCATCCTGCGCTTTATGACCTCGCCCAAGGCCCGCATCGTGGCCAAGGCGGTGCGCTCGGCGGCGGCCAACGCCGAGAACAACTACAACCTGGACCCCCGCCGGTTGCGCATCGTCGCCTGCTGGGCCGGAGAGGGGATCCGCCTCAAGCGCCTCAACCCCCGCGCCCGCGGCCGGGCCGACATCATCCAGAAGAGGCGGGCCAACATCACCATCGTGGTGGACGAGGTGTGA
- a CDS encoding type Z 30S ribosomal protein S14: protein MTRKALYVKTFMKTPKFRVRHRNRCRLCGRPRAYLRQFALCRICFRRLAHEGQLPGVQKASW, encoded by the coding sequence TTGACCAGGAAGGCGCTCTACGTCAAGACCTTCATGAAGACGCCCAAGTTCCGGGTGCGCCACCGCAACCGTTGTCGGCTGTGCGGGCGGCCCAGGGCCTATTTGCGCCAGTTCGCCCTGTGCCGCATCTGCTTCCGCCGCCTGGCCCACGAGGGGCAGCTGCCCGGCGTGCAGAAGGCGAGCTGGTGA
- the rplE gene encoding 50S ribosomal protein L5, with protein sequence MPRLKQRYREEVVPALMREFGYRNVMQVPRIEKVCLNIGLGEAVQNPKAVEAASNDLALISGQRPVVTRARKSIANFKVRKGMPIGLMVTLRGDRMWEFLDRLMNAALPRIRDFQGVPPDSFDGRGNYSLGIREQVIFPEIDYDKIDRVRGLQVNIITTARTDEEGKRLLELLGMPFARR encoded by the coding sequence ATACCCAGGCTCAAGCAGCGCTACCGAGAGGAAGTGGTGCCGGCCCTGATGCGGGAGTTCGGCTACCGCAACGTCATGCAGGTGCCCCGCATCGAGAAGGTCTGCCTCAACATCGGCCTGGGGGAGGCAGTCCAGAACCCCAAGGCGGTGGAGGCAGCCAGCAACGACCTGGCCCTCATCAGCGGCCAGCGCCCGGTGGTGACCCGAGCGCGCAAGTCCATCGCCAACTTCAAGGTGCGCAAGGGGATGCCCATCGGGCTGATGGTGACGCTGCGGGGCGACCGCATGTGGGAGTTCCTGGACAGGCTCATGAACGCTGCCCTGCCCCGCATCCGCGACTTCCAGGGAGTGCCGCCCGACTCCTTCGACGGCCGCGGCAACTACTCCCTGGGCATCCGCGAGCAGGTCATCTTCCCCGAGATCGACTACGACAAGATAGACCGGGTGCGCGGGCTTCAGGTGAACATCATCACCACTGCGCGCACCGACGAAGAGGGCAAGCGACTGCTGGAGCTGCTGGGCATGCCCTTCGCCAGGAGGTAG